A stretch of DNA from Archangium lipolyticum:
GCGAGCTTGGCGAACTTCACCGAGTTGGCCGCGGTGCCACCCATGTACGTCAGCGTGTCGCCCGTGGTGTGGATCTTCGAGTTGCTCGTGCTCATCGTCGCCTCGAAGGGCATCGTGGCCGGGTAGCCCGCGCTGTTCCACGAGGCGTGGTCCGAGCAGCCGTAGCCGCAGGTGATGTTGGTGTAGGTCATCCCCGGCAGGTACGTGGAGATGAGGCTGGTGGTGAGGGTGTTGAGCGAGGCGTTGGTGTTGTCCGTCACCATGGCGAAGTCGTAGCTGGAGCCCTTGTAGTTGGTCATGTCCAGCTGCAGCACGCCCACCACGTTCACGTTGCTGCTCTTGTGCGAGTTGGCGATGGCCGACGAGCCATACAGACCCACCTCCTCGGCGGCGTAGGCCATGAACTTCACCGTACGCGCCGGCTTGTAGCCATTGGCGACGGCCGCCCGGAAGGCCTCGGTGACCGAGGCGACGCCCGAGGCGTCGTCATCCGCGCCCGGCGCCGCGCCGGTGGAGCTGCTCTGGTTGATGGAGTCCAGGTGGCCGCCGACGACCACCACCTCGCCGGGCAGCGTGGTGCCCTGGATGGTGGCGATGACGGACGGCTGCAACCAGGAGTGCGTGAAGAACTCCACGGTGATGTCGGAACGCCCGTCGGCGATGGTGGTCCACTGGTCCTTGAGCCACGTGGCCGCGTCCGCGCCCGACTGCACGTTGTAGCGGCGCGTCGTCCAGTTGGTGGACAGCGTGTTGATGGTGTTGCGGATGTTGAGCTCCTGCACCGAGCCCATCATCGCGTTCACCGACGGGGCGTTGTTGATGTTGTAGGAGATGAGGCTCGCCGCCAGGGACTGCTGCGGCGCGCCGGCCTTCTCCACCTCCGCCAGCGCCTGGGCCTCCGTCTCATGGGCGATGAAGCCCGCGCACCGGTGGAGCTTGTCGTGCATCACCGCCGCCAGCTTGTCGATCTGCGACTCGCGCACGCGCAGCACCGCCACTCCCCCCTTCTCGCGCACCGCGGCGGGCAGCTCCGTCCCCTGGGACCGGAACGAGGTGCGCACGGGCGCCAGCGCGTCCGAGCCAATGGTGATCCACACCTCCTTGTCCTTCGGGGCCTCCGCGAAAGCGGGCGTGGCGGCACACGCGAGCCACACCGCGACCGGACCGAACTTGCTCATCGCCATGAACTTCTCCTCGGCACTGGATGCTTCTGGGTGGGGGGACCACGAACCGGGTCGGTCCCGGCTCGTGGGAAAGCCTGACTAATCAGGCTGACGAGAACTTATTGCACGCATAGCGTCTCCGGAAATAACCTATAGTGTAGGATTCCAGACTCGCCATATGGCGCCACGAGACACTTCACCAGATGGGGTGACCGGGGACGTCACTTCTGGAAGTCCGCCCTGTGAAGGCTGTAGGAGGTGTCGGACATGAGCTCCGCACCCGCTCCGTACGACCTGGGAAGTGGGGCCCAACGCCTGGCCGGACGCGAGGCGGCGCGGCTGCACGAGGCCCACCCGGCGATGCCGCGCACGGCCGCGCATTCGTGGTAGCACGGGCTCACGGGCCGGACTTCCCCGGCACCGCGACAGGGTTTCAAGGATGCAGGCAGGCGAGGCGCTCTTCGTTCATCCAGGGCTGAGGGTCCGGCCGTGCGAGTGGGGCTATGGCGTCTTCACGGACGAGCCCATTCCCGAGGGGACCATCATCGAGGAGTGCCATTACCTGAAGGTGCCCTTCCGCTCGGTGCGCACCTCCGCGCTCTCGGACTACGTGTTCAACATCGAGTGGGGTCCGCACGAAGAGGACCGGGGCGGCGAGTGGGTGTCGATCGTGATGGGGTTCGGGATGATCTACAACCACTCGCAGGAGCCCAACGTGTCGTACTACCGGGGCTACCAGAAGGGGGCGGCGCCCAAGGACGTCTTCACCTTCTACGCCCTGCGTGACATCGAGCCCGGCGAGCAGTTGTGCATCAGCTACGGCGAGAACTGGTGGAAGACGCGCGGGCAGGAGATGCCCTGAGGGTCTGGGGCCTGTTGCTTGTCGCTGCTTCGGGCCCCGTGACATAAACCGGGCATGCGCATTGGACGACTAGGACTCATGAGTCTGGCCACGCTGTTGGCCGCGTGCCCGGGGAAGGATCCGGAGCCCGCCCCCAAGCAGTACCGCGTGGGCGGCACCCTCAACGGCCTCTCTGGAAGCCTCACCCTCCAACTCAACGGACAACAGAGCCTCACCCGCACGGCGGATGGGCCGTTCTCGTTCGAGACCCCCCTGGACGACCAGAGCAACTACGCGGTGACGGTGGCCACCCAACCGCCGGAGCAGCAGTGTACGGTGGAGAATGGGACGGGCAAGGTCTCGGGCGCGGACGTGAGCTCCGTCCAGGTGCGCTGCGCGGGGAGCACGTACTCGGTCGGCGGCACCGTGCAGGGCCTGGGCGGCCCCCTCGAGCTCAAGCTCGGCGATGAGGTGCTCCGGGTCACCCAGGAGGGCCGCTTCACCTTCACGACGAAGCTGGCGAAGGGCGGCGCGTACGCGGTGAGCGTGGCCACCCTGCCCCAGGGCCAGCGCTGCTCCGTGTCGAACGGGAGCGGAACGGTGGCCGGCAACGTGGAGGACATCTCCATCCGGTGCACCTACTGGTACGCGCTGGACAACTTCCAGGCCGCCAGGGTCGTCATCGGGCAGGACGACTTCACCAGCGATGCGCCCAACCGGGAAGGCGACCCGGGCGCGAACACCCTGAACGGACCCTGGGGCAACCCGACGTTCGCGAACGGCCGGCTCTACATCCCGGACCAGGGCAACAACCGCGTCCTCGGCTTCAACGGAGTGCCCGCGGCCAATGGCGCGCAGGCGGGCTTCGTCCTCGGTCAGCCCAACTTCACGAGCGACGCGACCGGCGTCGGTCAGTCGGGCGTCGGACACCCCGAGGGACTCTCCAGCGACGGCAGCCGGCTGGCGGTGGCGGACCTGGACAACAACCGCGTCCTCCTCTACAGCGTGCTTCCCGCGAGCACCGGGGCCATGCCCACCACGGTCATCGGGCGGGTCAGCTTCGCCGACGTGGAGCCCAATCCTCCCTGCGACCCGAGGTCGCTCCGCGGTCTGGAGGACGTGTTCATCGGCCACGGGAAGCTGGTGGTGGCGGACAGTGGCCACAACCGTGTCCTCATCTGGAACACGATTCCCACCACGAATGGAGCACCGGCGGACCTCGTTCTCGGGCAGGGCTCGTTCACCACGTGCACCGAGAACGACGCGGATGGCGACGGCACGCGGGACGCAACCCCCTCCGCCTCCACGATGTGGCTCCCCACGGGCGTCTGGACGGACGGCACCCGCCTGGTGGTGGCCGACTACGTGAACAACCGCGTCCTCCTCTGGAACAGCTTCCCGACCCGGAACGGCCAGCCCGCGGACGTGGTGCTGGGTCAGCAGGACTTCACTTCGCGTGAATCGGCCACTTCCGCGAGCCGGATGAGCTCGCCCTACTTCATCGCCGCCACCGGGCTGCAGCTCTTCGTGGCCGACAACCAGAACAACCGGGTGCTGGGGTGGAACCAGTTCCCCACCACCAATGGGGCCCCAGCGGACCTCGTCCTCGGACAGGCGGACTTCGACTCCGCGAACCCGCAGGACCCGGCCACCCGGGCCACGAGCGCCCGGAGCCTCCGCAGCCCGAGCGGATTGCATCTGGCGTGGCCCCACGTGGTGGTCTCGGATTACGGCGCAAACCGCGTCCTCGTCTTCGAGAGCCGCTGAGCCTCCCTGCCCGCCCGCCTGCCCTCCATTGGAGCGGGTGGGCGGGCCCGGGTTCCATGCCCGGAGGGGGAACCCCCTCCTCGTGAAGGCAGACCCTCCTAGTTGGCCACGCATTATGCGATCTCCCCCGTCCATGTATGATCATGGACACTGGTGGGAAAAAAAGGGGATGGGAGCGGAAGCTCCGTCTTCCGGAGCAGCTGCCGGCGCCCTCTCGCGTTCCCCCGGTTCGTGAATGCTTCGTAGGGGACGTGGCCGCACATGAAGAACAACAACGTCGCAGCGGTGAGCGGAGACCTCGACGAGCGGACACAGGCCGCCGACGTGGAGTCGCTCTTCAATCCTCCCGCCCCGGTGGAGGAGCGCTCCCAGCCCAACACGTGGGATGGTCCCTCGGGAAGCTCCACGGGCCCCACGTTCGAGGACACGGCCTCCCTCGGGCCGGAGAACGGGCTCAAGCCCGGCGTGCGCATCCAGCACTACGAGCTCATCCGCGAGCTGGGCAGTGGCGGCATGGGCACCGTCTTCCTGGCGCGTGACACGCGGCTGGGCCGCCGCGTGGCCATCAAGTTCCTGCACACCCAGGACGCGGACCTCACCAAGCGCTTCATCCTCGAGGCCCGGGCCACCGCGCGCTGCAGCCACGAGAACATCGTCATCATCTACGAGGTCGGTGAGTCCCAGTCCGGCCCGTTCATGGTGCTGGAGTTCCTCCAGGGCCAGCCACTGACGAAGCTGATGAGCGGCCAGCGCCTGCCGCCCGCGCGCGCGGTGGAGTTGATGGTGCCGGTGGTGCGCGCCCTGGCCTGCGCCCACGAGCAGGGCATCGTCCACCGCGACCTCAAGCCCGAGAACATCGTCGTGACGGACACCGGCGGCATCAAGGTGCTCGACTTCGGCATCGCCAAGGTGCTCCAGGGCGACGACCAGGAGGCCCCCGCGCCGGGCGGCCAGCCCCGCCTGCCCAACATCGCGGAGCTCGGTGAGGACGTCTCCAACCTCACCCGCCGCGGCGCCATCATGGGCACCATGGCCTACATGTCCCCGGAGCAGTGGGGCATCGGCGTACCCATCGACCACCGGACGGACATCTGGGCCGTGGGCATCATGCTGTTCCGGATGATCGCCGGGAAGCACCCGTTGGATCCGCTGCGCGGCCCGCAGCTCATGGTCACGGCGATGCTCGACGAGCCGATGCCGCGCCTGCAGACGATGGTGCCGGAGGTGCCGGCGGAGCTGGCCGCCGTCATCGACCGCTGCCTGCTCAAGCGCAAGGACGAGCGATTCCCGGACGCGCAATCGCTGCTGCGCGCCCTGGAGCCCTTCCTGCCCGGGCGCATCAGCCGCGAGCTGCGCATCGACGAGAGCCCCTACGCCGGCCTCAGCTCCTTCCAGGAGGCCGACGCGGACCGCTTCTTCGGCCGCACGCGTGAAATCGCCGCCATGGTGAACCGCATCCAGGACCGGCCGCTGCTGGCGGTGGTGGGCCCCTCGGGCGCGGGTAAGTCCTCGTTCGTGCGCGCCGGCCTGGTGCCGGTCCTCAAGCGCTCCGGCAAGGCCTGGGAGTCGCTCGTCATCCGCCCCGGCCGCAACCCGCTGGCCGCCCTGGCCAACATCGTGGCGCCGCTCATGAGTTCCTCGACGACCATCGAGGAGGACATCCACGAGCAGCAACGGCTCGTCGAGCGCCTGTACAACGAGCCCGGCTACGTGGGCAGCGTGCTGCGCAGCCGCGCCCGGCGCGAGCGCCGGAGAATCCTCCTCTTCGTCGACCAGTTCGAGGAGCTCTACACGCTGGTGCCGGACGCGAGGGAGCGCCTGGCGTTCACCGCGTGCCTGTCCGGCATCGCCGATGACGCCACCTCGCCCATCCGAGTGGTGCTCTCCATCCGCTCGGACTTCCTGGACCGGGTGCCGGAGGACGAGCGCTTCATGGCCGAGCTGAGCCAGGGCCTCTACTTCCTCTCCTCGCCCAACCGCGAGGGCCTGCGCGACGCGCTGGTGCAGCCGGCGGAGATGGCCGGCTACCAGTTCGAGAGCACGGGCGTCATCGACGACATGCTGGAGCACCTGGAGGCCACCCAGGGCGCGCTACCCCTGCTGCAGTTCGCCGCCACCCAGCTGTGGGAGGCCCGTGACTCCAAGCGCAGGCTGCTCACCCAGAGCGCCTACAAGGCCATCGGCGGCATCGTGGGCGCGCTCGCCACCCACGCCGACAGCGTGCTGGCCTCCCTGTCCACCCAGGAGCGCACGCTGGTGCGCGCGCTCTTCCTGCGCCTGGTCACCCCCGAGCGCACGCGCGCCATCGTGTCCCTGGAGGAGCTGCGCGAGCTGACGAAGGACACGGGGGAGATGCAGCGGCTCATCGACCACCTCGTCCAGGCGCGTCTGCTCGTCGTGCAGACGGGAGGCGGCGCCACGGGCGCGACGGTGGAGATCGTCCACGAGTCGCTCCTCCACAGCTGGCCCACGCTGCGCCGCTGGCTGGACGAGGGCCAGGAGGACGCGGGCTTCCTGGAGCAGTTGCGCAACGCGGCCCGGCAGTGGCAGGCGAAGAACTTCGACGACAACCTGCTGTGGCGCGGAGAGATGGTGGAGGAGGCGCAACGCTTCCAGCGCCGCTACCGCGGGGAGCTGCCACAGCTGCAGCAGGACTTCCTCGAGGCGGTCTTCGCCCAGGCGAAGAAGGGCAAGAGGCTGAGGCGGGCGCTGCTCATCGGCGCCACGACGTTCCTGGGGCTGCTGGTGGTCGCGGCGGCGGTGGCGCTGTTCGTCATCCGCAACGCGCAGCGGGAAGCCGAGCACCAGGCGAAGGTCGCGCTGGCGGCCGAGGCGACGGCGCGCAGTGCCGAGTCCACGGCGCGCAGTGCCGAGGCGGAGGCCAAGAAGCGCCTGGCCGAGGTACAGGCCAAGGAGCTGGAGCGTCAGAAGGCGGAGGAGGAGGCGCGCCAGGCCCAGCAGGCGGCGGAGGCGGCCAAGGCCGAGGTGGAACGCACCAACAACGAGCTGTTGGCCGCGCTCGAGCGGGCCCAGGAGGCGCAGATGCGCGCCAGGGGCGCCAAGAAGCGCGCCGAGCAGAGCGCCGAGGAGGCGCGCCTGGCCAAGGAAGACGCCATCAAGGCGGCGGAGAAGCTCGCCACGTTGCTGCGCCGCGAGCAGGACCGCGTGCAGCGCCTGCAGTCTCAGCTCGGCAGTCCGGTCATCGAGGTCCTGAAGTGAGACGAGCCGTGAGAAGGGTGATGAACAGGTCCAAGATCGCTCTCGCCGTATCGGTGGTGCTCCTGACGCTGTGGGCGGTGCCCGCGGAGGCCCAGGGCCCCGGCGCCCGGCAACGGACGGGCTCCGTGAAGACAGCCGGCGTCAAGCAGTCCGGCGCCAGGCAACGCACCCGGGGCAAGCCGCGGGCCGAAGCCTCGCAGCCGCCCGCTTCCGAGCAGCCCGTCTCCGAGCCGTCCGCTCCCGAGCCCGCCGCCCTGCCCGAGCCCGCCGCTCCGCAGGCGGACACCGCGCTCGAGCCGCTCCGCGAGCGTCCCTGGGCCAAGGGCGTCCCGAAGGAGAAGCAGGACAGCGCGCTCGAGCTCTTCCGGGAGGGCAACACCCTCCTCAAGGAGTCCGTCTTCGTGCCGGCCGCCGACAAGTACCGCAAGGCGCTGGCGCTCTGGGACCACCCGGCCATCCACTACAACCTGGCGCTGGTGTTGATGAACCTGGACCAGCCCATCGAGGTGCACGAGCACCTGGTGGCGGCGCTGCGCTATGGCCCGGATCCGCTCGAGAAGGAGAAGTTCGAGTACGCCCGCAACTACAAGAGCCTCATCGAGAAGCAGCTCGCCCGGGTGGACATCTCCTGTGAGACGCCCGGGGCCATCGTGACGATGGATGGCCAGACGCTGTTCACCGGCCCGGGGCGCTACACGGGCCTGGTGCGGCCCGGCGCGCACAGCATCGTCGCGACCCTGCAGGGCTACGCGACCAGCGACCAGAGCCGCACGCTGCTGCCCGGCGAGACGACGACGCTGGACATGAAGATGCTCAAGGCCGAGGAGCTCATCCGGTACCGCCGGAAGTGGGCCGCCCCGATGCCCTGGTTGGTGATGGGCGCGGGCGTGGCCGTGGCGGCGGGCAGCGGCTGGCTCCACCTGCAGGCCCGCGACAACATCGATACCTTCTCGGCGGGCATCACGGAGTGCGGCGGCTGCAAGCCGACCCCGGACCTCTCCGCCACGCTCAGCCGTGGAAACCTGCTGCAGAACGCGGCCATCGGCGGGTACGCCGTTGGCGGCGCCGCGCTCATCACCGGCGCGGTGCTCGTCTATCTCAATCAACCACAGCCCTACCGCATCGACGACCCCAGCCAGCCCGTGGAGAAGGAGAAGGTGAGCGTCACGCCCCTCCTCGGCGGTGGCTCGGGTGGCGTGCTGGCCACGTTCCGTTTCTGAGGTCCACGATGAGACGAGAGCCTCCTTCCTTCGTTCGCTCCGGCCACTCCGCCCTGCTCGCGCTGGCGCTCCTGGCCCTGCCCCTCCTCTCCGCGTGCTTCGAGCCCACGACCGTGGCCTGCCCCGCGGGGCTCTACTGCCCCGCCGGCCAGAAGTGCGCCGCCAGGCAGGAGATCTGCCTCAAGACCGACTGCGGCGACGGCATCATCCAGCTGGGTGAGGTCTGTGACGATGGCAACATCGTCGACGGTGATGGCTGTAGCCGCACCTGCGCGTCGAACGAGATCTGCGGCAACAAGGTGGTGGACATCGCCGCCGGTGAGAAGTGCGACGATGGCAACACCAAGAGCGGCGATGACTGCAGCTCCGACTGCCGCTCCAACGA
This window harbors:
- a CDS encoding SET domain-containing protein-lysine N-methyltransferase, producing MQAGEALFVHPGLRVRPCEWGYGVFTDEPIPEGTIIEECHYLKVPFRSVRTSALSDYVFNIEWGPHEEDRGGEWVSIVMGFGMIYNHSQEPNVSYYRGYQKGAAPKDVFTFYALRDIEPGEQLCISYGENWWKTRGQEMP
- a CDS encoding NHL repeat-containing protein, coding for MSLATLLAACPGKDPEPAPKQYRVGGTLNGLSGSLTLQLNGQQSLTRTADGPFSFETPLDDQSNYAVTVATQPPEQQCTVENGTGKVSGADVSSVQVRCAGSTYSVGGTVQGLGGPLELKLGDEVLRVTQEGRFTFTTKLAKGGAYAVSVATLPQGQRCSVSNGSGTVAGNVEDISIRCTYWYALDNFQAARVVIGQDDFTSDAPNREGDPGANTLNGPWGNPTFANGRLYIPDQGNNRVLGFNGVPAANGAQAGFVLGQPNFTSDATGVGQSGVGHPEGLSSDGSRLAVADLDNNRVLLYSVLPASTGAMPTTVIGRVSFADVEPNPPCDPRSLRGLEDVFIGHGKLVVADSGHNRVLIWNTIPTTNGAPADLVLGQGSFTTCTENDADGDGTRDATPSASTMWLPTGVWTDGTRLVVADYVNNRVLLWNSFPTRNGQPADVVLGQQDFTSRESATSASRMSSPYFIAATGLQLFVADNQNNRVLGWNQFPTTNGAPADLVLGQADFDSANPQDPATRATSARSLRSPSGLHLAWPHVVVSDYGANRVLVFESR
- a CDS encoding serine/threonine-protein kinase; translated protein: MKNNNVAAVSGDLDERTQAADVESLFNPPAPVEERSQPNTWDGPSGSSTGPTFEDTASLGPENGLKPGVRIQHYELIRELGSGGMGTVFLARDTRLGRRVAIKFLHTQDADLTKRFILEARATARCSHENIVIIYEVGESQSGPFMVLEFLQGQPLTKLMSGQRLPPARAVELMVPVVRALACAHEQGIVHRDLKPENIVVTDTGGIKVLDFGIAKVLQGDDQEAPAPGGQPRLPNIAELGEDVSNLTRRGAIMGTMAYMSPEQWGIGVPIDHRTDIWAVGIMLFRMIAGKHPLDPLRGPQLMVTAMLDEPMPRLQTMVPEVPAELAAVIDRCLLKRKDERFPDAQSLLRALEPFLPGRISRELRIDESPYAGLSSFQEADADRFFGRTREIAAMVNRIQDRPLLAVVGPSGAGKSSFVRAGLVPVLKRSGKAWESLVIRPGRNPLAALANIVAPLMSSSTTIEEDIHEQQRLVERLYNEPGYVGSVLRSRARRERRRILLFVDQFEELYTLVPDARERLAFTACLSGIADDATSPIRVVLSIRSDFLDRVPEDERFMAELSQGLYFLSSPNREGLRDALVQPAEMAGYQFESTGVIDDMLEHLEATQGALPLLQFAATQLWEARDSKRRLLTQSAYKAIGGIVGALATHADSVLASLSTQERTLVRALFLRLVTPERTRAIVSLEELRELTKDTGEMQRLIDHLVQARLLVVQTGGGATGATVEIVHESLLHSWPTLRRWLDEGQEDAGFLEQLRNAARQWQAKNFDDNLLWRGEMVEEAQRFQRRYRGELPQLQQDFLEAVFAQAKKGKRLRRALLIGATTFLGLLVVAAAVALFVIRNAQREAEHQAKVALAAEATARSAESTARSAEAEAKKRLAEVQAKELERQKAEEEARQAQQAAEAAKAEVERTNNELLAALERAQEAQMRARGAKKRAEQSAEEARLAKEDAIKAAEKLATLLRREQDRVQRLQSQLGSPVIEVLK
- a CDS encoding M20/M25/M40 family metallo-hydrolase, producing MAMSKFGPVAVWLACAATPAFAEAPKDKEVWITIGSDALAPVRTSFRSQGTELPAAVREKGGVAVLRVRESQIDKLAAVMHDKLHRCAGFIAHETEAQALAEVEKAGAPQQSLAASLISYNINNAPSVNAMMGSVQELNIRNTINTLSTNWTTRRYNVQSGADAATWLKDQWTTIADGRSDITVEFFTHSWLQPSVIATIQGTTLPGEVVVVGGHLDSINQSSSTGAAPGADDDASGVASVTEAFRAAVANGYKPARTVKFMAYAAEEVGLYGSSAIANSHKSSNVNVVGVLQLDMTNYKGSSYDFAMVTDNTNASLNTLTTSLISTYLPGMTYTNITCGYGCSDHASWNSAGYPATMPFEATMSTSNSKIHTTGDTLTYMGGTAANSVKFAKLAVAFIGEVAKGATTGNTPPPTGGDGGGSTIPVATYDATLKAPKCATVGIGCDSGTLLNGRASRGPEANAPNTIKSTCADGTSGTYHSDESNDALKVSSVDGTKLTAGKQVKIEAKVWAYSSTADKLDLYYAANANTPTWTLIGTFSPSGTGAQTISATYTLPTGTLQAIRANFRYQGSASSCSTGAYDDHDDLIFAVQ